One stretch of Methanomassiliicoccales archaeon DNA includes these proteins:
- a CDS encoding 3-isopropylmalate dehydratase small subunit has protein sequence MNQLRGRAHKFGDDVNTDYIISGKYKFKTLDINEMAKHVMEDLRPNFYNEIEHGDFIVAGRNFGCGSSREQAPLVLQAAGIGAVLAESFARVFYRNCINVGLPALECDTSAIEEGEELQIDLKRGLINIVGKGKVLKAKPLPGVMVRILEDGGLVEHFKKHGGFMIDEEG, from the coding sequence ATGAACCAGCTTCGAGGTAGAGCACATAAATTTGGCGACGATGTGAATACTGATTATATAATTTCAGGTAAGTATAAGTTCAAAACTCTTGACATAAATGAAATGGCAAAACACGTCATGGAAGATCTGCGCCCGAATTTCTACAATGAAATCGAACATGGCGATTTCATCGTAGCTGGTAGAAACTTTGGTTGTGGCTCGAGCAGAGAACAAGCACCGCTCGTATTACAAGCTGCGGGCATCGGTGCAGTATTAGCTGAGTCATTCGCAAGGGTTTTTTATCGCAATTGCATTAACGTCGGATTGCCAGCATTGGAATGTGACACCTCAGCCATTGAAGAAGGAGAGGAGCTGCAAATCGATTTGAAAAGGGGGTTGATCAACATTGTTGGGAAGGGAAAAGTCCTCAAGGCAAAACCTCTTCCTGGCGTCATGGTCAGAATCCTCGAGGATGGAGGGCTAGTCGAGCATTTCAAGAAGCATGGTGGCTTCATGATCGATGAAGAGGGATGA
- a CDS encoding 3-isopropylmalate dehydratase large subunit: MGTISENIISNHVGKCVEAGDIVIVPVDFVMSQDGTTGLTIQAFEKMGGKSIYAPNKYAIVIDHNAPSPVEGVSNIHKEMRRFAYQHNAILYDVGEGVCHQLVPEKGHALPGSIVIGADSHTCTYGALNAFATGMGSTDVAAALISGRTWLKVPATIKLVYDGVLQSGVFSKDVALHMVGSLTADGATYKALEIYGEVIDTLSVEARMTISNMAVETGAKVGLMRCDEKVKTYLKSRTSEKIEGVVASDDAVYEQIITEDLSNLSPQVSKPHRVDQVVPVEKVKGIEIDEVFIGTCTNGRLEDLKIAAEILDGNKVSKRTRLIVAPASREIYLAALEEGILAKIVRAGGVILTPGCGPCVGTGGGIPADGEVVLSTANRNFKGRMGNSKAFIYLASPATAAYSAINGSISDPREVFQ, from the coding sequence ATGGGAACGATTTCGGAGAACATAATCTCAAATCACGTTGGCAAATGCGTGGAGGCTGGCGATATAGTCATAGTGCCAGTCGATTTCGTAATGAGCCAAGATGGAACCACAGGGTTGACAATTCAAGCTTTCGAGAAGATGGGTGGCAAATCCATTTATGCTCCGAATAAGTACGCAATTGTCATCGATCACAACGCGCCTTCACCGGTAGAGGGCGTATCGAATATTCATAAGGAGATGAGACGGTTTGCATATCAACACAATGCTATTCTATACGATGTCGGCGAAGGTGTGTGCCATCAGCTTGTCCCAGAAAAAGGCCATGCATTGCCAGGTAGCATCGTAATCGGTGCGGATTCACACACATGCACATATGGCGCGCTCAATGCTTTTGCGACAGGTATGGGCTCTACAGACGTGGCAGCAGCGTTGATCAGCGGGAGAACGTGGCTTAAGGTACCAGCAACAATAAAACTCGTTTACGACGGTGTATTGCAGTCTGGTGTATTCTCAAAGGATGTGGCGCTCCATATGGTAGGCTCTCTCACTGCGGATGGTGCCACCTATAAAGCCCTGGAGATCTACGGTGAAGTAATTGATACACTTTCCGTAGAGGCCCGAATGACAATTTCTAATATGGCTGTCGAGACTGGTGCGAAAGTTGGTCTGATGCGTTGTGATGAGAAAGTTAAGACTTACTTAAAAAGTCGTACCTCCGAGAAAATTGAAGGCGTAGTGGCATCAGACGACGCTGTTTACGAACAGATCATCACTGAAGATCTTTCGAATCTTTCTCCACAAGTTTCCAAGCCTCATCGGGTTGACCAGGTAGTTCCTGTTGAGAAAGTAAAGGGAATAGAAATTGATGAGGTATTTATTGGAACTTGCACTAATGGAAGACTTGAAGACCTGAAAATCGCTGCTGAGATTCTGGATGGTAATAAAGTATCGAAGCGCACTAGGCTGATAGTCGCTCCTGCTTCAAGGGAGATTTATCTGGCTGCGCTCGAAGAGGGAATTCTCGCAAAGATCGTGAGGGCAGGCGGTGTGATTCTCACACCAGGATGCGGTCCCTGCGTTGGTACAGGTGGAGGAATACCAGCTGACGGAGAAGTTGTGCTGTCAACGGCTAATCGGAATTTCAAAGGTCGCATGGGCAATTCAAAAGCATTCATTTACTTGGCAAGTCCTGCGACGGCTGCCTATTCAGCGATTAATGGGTCGATTTCTGATCCAAGAGAGGTGTTTCAATGA
- the nifV gene encoding homocitrate synthase — translation MKKDVELVISKLSKSPINICDTTLRDGEQAAGIVFANLEKIRIAKLLDEIGVQQIEAGIPAMGGDEKKTVKKIANLGLNASILGWNRANLEDISHSIDCDVDAVAISMSSSDIHIEHKLRKTREWVIERLVESIEYAKSHGLYISANAEDASRADKEFLIQFAKAAEEAGAHRMRYCDTLGILEPRGTFEAIASLLNEVDLEIEMHTHNDFGMATANAIAGVQAGATFVSTTVLGIGERTGNAALEEIVMAAKHLLKIDMGIETHRFREIAEYVARAAGRNIPEWKPIVGSNCFAHEAGIHTDGVMKFLSNYEPYSPEEVGMTRKIVIGKHSGRHTIIQILKSKGIEIDEKMAADILDIVRATSIGLKRSLSENELLYIYQDYKAGLFDGDQR, via the coding sequence ATGAAGAAAGATGTGGAATTGGTGATTTCCAAATTAAGCAAAAGTCCAATCAACATATGCGATACGACTCTAAGGGATGGAGAGCAGGCCGCAGGCATCGTCTTCGCCAATCTAGAAAAGATTAGGATTGCTAAACTGCTCGATGAAATTGGTGTTCAGCAGATTGAGGCAGGTATCCCAGCAATGGGAGGAGACGAGAAGAAGACGGTTAAGAAGATCGCCAATCTCGGTCTCAATGCATCGATACTCGGTTGGAACCGTGCAAACTTAGAAGATATTTCTCATAGCATCGATTGCGATGTAGACGCTGTTGCGATCTCGATGTCCTCCTCGGATATTCACATTGAGCATAAGCTAAGGAAAACGAGAGAATGGGTGATCGAACGTCTCGTTGAGTCTATTGAGTATGCGAAATCTCACGGTTTGTATATTTCAGCAAATGCAGAGGACGCTTCCCGAGCTGATAAGGAGTTTCTGATTCAGTTTGCCAAGGCTGCTGAGGAGGCAGGGGCTCATCGCATGAGGTATTGCGACACCCTCGGCATTCTTGAGCCCCGCGGTACTTTTGAAGCGATAGCCTCTCTGCTAAACGAGGTGGATTTAGAGATCGAAATGCACACGCACAACGACTTCGGAATGGCAACCGCTAATGCCATTGCGGGGGTTCAGGCCGGTGCAACGTTCGTGAGCACCACCGTGCTCGGTATAGGGGAAAGAACAGGAAACGCAGCTCTTGAAGAGATCGTCATGGCAGCCAAGCACCTTCTTAAAATTGATATGGGTATCGAAACACACAGATTCCGAGAAATCGCAGAGTATGTAGCTCGTGCAGCTGGCAGAAATATACCTGAATGGAAACCTATAGTGGGATCGAACTGTTTCGCACATGAAGCTGGGATTCACACGGATGGCGTGATGAAATTTCTAAGCAATTATGAACCTTATTCACCAGAAGAAGTTGGTATGACTAGAAAAATCGTCATTGGAAAGCATTCTGGGAGACATACAATCATTCAGATTCTCAAATCTAAAGGTATTGAAATCGATGAAAAAATGGCAGCCGACATTTTGGACATTGTCAGAGCAACTTCGATAGGTCTAAAACGAAGTCTCTCGGAAAATGAACTTTTGTATATTTATCAGGATTATAAGGCAGGATTATTCGATGGGGATCAGAGGTGA
- a CDS encoding mRNA surveillance protein pelota, giving the protein MKILHQDKKNGVVKLQIDSTDDLWHLYNIIQPGDRIIGTTFRREEMKSDKLRSERGEKKRMTLKIIVEKMEFHETESRLRVLGTISEGPQDLGSYHTFNLEEGDTITIIKDEWPRSALERLQRAVEDTTRPQLLFVVIDYDEAFIAMLAQFGIKEIAKIYKQSGGKMYAQEETEDFYGEVIEKIRQVHSGDMPLVILGPGFAKEALLAEGKRRAPDIFSKAFLFHTGQSGLQGIHEIMKKGLGSEVLKDSRVAEETKLVEEVLMEIARDGKVAYGPKQVEEAVLAGAVRVLLILDSILREKKVEVLISKVEQSKGTVVIVSDRHEAGKKLEALGGMAALLRYKLN; this is encoded by the coding sequence ATGAAAATTCTGCATCAAGATAAGAAAAATGGTGTAGTTAAACTACAAATTGACTCCACTGATGATCTATGGCATCTTTACAATATTATTCAGCCTGGTGATAGGATCATTGGCACCACTTTCAGGCGGGAAGAAATGAAGTCAGATAAACTCAGATCAGAACGAGGGGAGAAGAAAAGAATGACGTTGAAGATTATTGTCGAGAAGATGGAATTCCATGAGACCGAGTCCCGATTAAGAGTTCTCGGGACAATCAGTGAAGGTCCCCAGGATTTGGGCTCTTACCATACATTCAACTTAGAGGAAGGCGATACTATCACAATCATCAAAGATGAATGGCCTCGATCTGCTCTGGAAAGACTTCAGAGGGCAGTTGAAGACACAACACGTCCCCAACTGCTTTTCGTCGTCATTGATTATGATGAGGCATTTATTGCGATGCTGGCGCAATTTGGAATCAAGGAAATTGCAAAAATATACAAGCAATCAGGCGGAAAGATGTACGCCCAGGAGGAAACAGAAGACTTCTACGGTGAAGTTATTGAGAAGATTAGGCAAGTTCATAGCGGCGATATGCCTCTCGTGATTCTCGGTCCAGGATTTGCCAAAGAAGCTTTACTTGCCGAAGGGAAGCGACGGGCACCTGATATTTTTTCAAAAGCTTTTTTGTTTCATACAGGCCAATCTGGGCTTCAAGGTATTCACGAAATTATGAAAAAAGGATTGGGATCAGAAGTTCTCAAAGATTCAAGGGTGGCAGAGGAAACAAAGCTTGTTGAAGAGGTTCTAATGGAAATAGCAAGAGATGGCAAGGTTGCATATGGTCCCAAGCAGGTTGAAGAAGCAGTGCTTGCGGGAGCGGTTCGCGTACTTTTGATTCTCGATTCCATTTTAAGAGAAAAGAAGGTAGAAGTTCTCATAAGCAAAGTTGAGCAATCAAAGGGTACAGTAGTCATCGTAAGCGATCGTCATGAAGCTGGAAAGAAACTTGAAGCTCTCGGGGGCATGGCCGCGCTCTTGCGGTACAAGTTAAATTAG
- the carA gene encoding glutamine-hydrolyzing carbamoyl-phosphate synthase small subunit codes for MHTSRLILEDGTVVEGVGFGFRKTVFGEVVFNTGMTGYQESLTDPSYIGQILVMSFPTIGNYGINQEDFESDRVQVEGFVVRDYCHEPTPMYSGRTLESFLYNHNIPGISGVDTRSLIIKIRKHGTMRGAISCDDDVEEITEKVRSMPFPAEKNLVAQATTKKIIRYENKKKEAKTVALFDCGCKEAILRALKERFTVVRIPYDTPVDFFKDNDIDGIFISNGPGNPAHPEIKETIVKTVQRIKEEYPIMGICLGFQILALAFGARTYKMKFGHRGANQPVKFSNKVYVTSQNHGYAVEVDSLIDNGFKPDQFNVNDGTVEGARHDELPIISVQYHPEASPGPRDTSFLFDEFAAMLEDTE; via the coding sequence ATGCATACCTCTCGCCTCATCCTCGAAGATGGAACTGTGGTCGAGGGTGTTGGCTTTGGCTTTAGAAAGACGGTTTTTGGTGAAGTAGTTTTTAACACTGGGATGACAGGATATCAGGAGAGCCTTACCGATCCTTCCTATATAGGACAAATTCTAGTCATGTCTTTCCCCACCATAGGAAACTACGGCATAAATCAAGAGGACTTTGAATCAGATAGAGTTCAAGTGGAAGGTTTCGTGGTAAGAGATTACTGCCATGAGCCGACGCCTATGTATTCTGGAAGGACTCTTGAGAGTTTTCTATATAACCACAATATTCCGGGCATTTCTGGCGTTGATACAAGGTCGCTCATCATCAAAATTCGAAAACATGGAACAATGCGGGGCGCAATTTCATGTGATGACGATGTCGAGGAAATCACAGAAAAGGTAAGATCAATGCCTTTTCCAGCGGAGAAGAATCTCGTAGCCCAGGCAACAACGAAAAAGATAATCAGGTACGAGAACAAAAAAAAGGAGGCAAAGACGGTTGCTTTATTTGACTGCGGATGTAAAGAGGCAATTTTAAGGGCATTGAAAGAACGATTCACGGTTGTAAGGATCCCCTATGATACGCCAGTCGATTTCTTCAAAGACAACGATATTGATGGAATTTTCATTTCTAATGGGCCTGGAAATCCGGCCCATCCAGAAATAAAGGAAACCATTGTGAAAACCGTGCAGAGAATTAAAGAAGAGTATCCTATAATGGGTATCTGCCTTGGATTTCAAATTCTAGCGCTTGCTTTCGGAGCAAGAACATATAAAATGAAATTCGGGCACAGAGGGGCAAACCAACCTGTGAAATTTAGTAATAAGGTCTATGTTACTTCTCAAAATCACGGATATGCCGTTGAAGTGGATTCTCTAATCGACAATGGCTTCAAACCAGACCAGTTCAATGTGAACGATGGGACCGTGGAGGGTGCGAGGCATGATGAGCTCCCAATTATATCCGTACAATACCACCCAGAAGCGTCGCCCGGACCGAGAGATACAAGTTTCCTTTTCGACGAATTTGCTGCCATGCTGGAGGACACAGAATGA
- the carB gene encoding carbamoyl-phosphate synthase large subunit produces the protein MMNRELKKIMVIGSGPIVIGQAAEFDFSGSQACRSLREEGFKTVLVNSNPATIQTDFETADYVYIEPLNAEIVARIAEKECVDGILSGMGGQTALNICSELAENGTLDRLGIKLLGTQPLAIALSEDRDLFKETMKKIGEPVPKSVAVTSVEDAKRAAQELGYPVLVRPAYTLGGTGSGIARNEEELESIAGRGLIYSRIHQVLIEESVLGWKEYEYEVMRDRNDNCITICSMENLDPMGIHTGESIVVAPALTLRDTDHQRLRTAAIKIIRALGIEGGCNIQFAFNPDNKEYRVIEVNPRVSRSSALASKATGYPIARVAAKIAVGKTLDEITNRITGKTYAAFEPSIDYVVLKIPRWPFDKFRTVDRRIGTQMKSTGEVMAIGRTIEEAIMKAVRSLEIDKIGLEPEQWSDGELEDELANPTDKRLFAIAEAIRRGMMLEKIADLTKWDIFFIKKIRNIVEMENVLRNAPELTHELLMKAKKMGFLDESIAQMRNTSPEAIRSLRISMGILPTYKMVDTCAAEFEATTPYFYSTYESECEARPSNKRKVVIVGGGPIRIGQGIEFDYCCVHGVMALQEEDVDAVIINNNPETVSTDYDISNRLYFEPLTLEDVLNVIEKEDADGVILQFGGQTAVNLAVPLQKALQGKKTRILGTAPEMMDVAEDRKLFSALMDRLGIKQPLSGTGYSFEEVKDIAKKIGFPVLVRPSYVLGGRAMEIVYNEKELEMYVLSAVKVSRKHPILVDKYLSHAIEIDVDAISDGEDVFIGGILEHIEEAGVHSGDATMVLPPQTLSKKVIDEIIEITEKVASALQIKGLMNLQLAVKDDEVYMLEANPRASRTVPFVSKAIGIPLAKIATKIMLGKKLRDIGLIGVAHFNHVAVKASVFPFLKLPGVDSILGPEMKSTGEVMGIGETLEEACHKAYTAAGYKLPLNGSVYITVSDSDKEAVLPIAKELSEMGFTIYATKGTSTFLRNHGISTTTVYRISEKTAPDALSLMRKGEINLIINTPTESSGARRDGYMMRRLAVELEIPFMTTIQGAKAIVGAIKWARKGKIEVNELKTYHSTNSNFLISMPQT, from the coding sequence ATGATGAACAGGGAGCTCAAGAAGATTATGGTCATCGGCTCAGGGCCAATCGTAATAGGGCAGGCAGCGGAGTTTGACTTTTCGGGCTCGCAAGCTTGCAGGTCGTTGAGGGAAGAAGGCTTCAAAACCGTACTTGTGAACTCCAATCCTGCGACGATCCAGACGGATTTCGAAACGGCTGATTACGTTTATATCGAGCCGCTAAACGCCGAGATAGTGGCGAGAATAGCGGAAAAAGAGTGTGTTGATGGGATACTTTCTGGGATGGGGGGCCAGACGGCGCTAAATATTTGCTCTGAGCTCGCAGAAAATGGAACGCTCGACAGACTTGGAATTAAACTTCTTGGAACGCAACCGCTGGCAATAGCACTTTCTGAGGATAGAGACCTGTTCAAAGAAACTATGAAAAAAATTGGGGAGCCTGTCCCTAAAAGCGTTGCTGTTACAAGTGTGGAAGATGCGAAAAGGGCTGCTCAAGAGCTTGGCTATCCAGTTCTCGTAAGGCCAGCATATACTCTAGGAGGAACAGGAAGCGGCATCGCGAGAAATGAGGAGGAACTCGAATCAATCGCGGGAAGGGGGCTTATCTATTCAAGGATACACCAAGTGCTTATCGAAGAGAGCGTCCTCGGCTGGAAAGAGTACGAATACGAGGTCATGAGGGATCGCAACGATAACTGCATCACGATATGCAGCATGGAAAACCTCGATCCCATGGGCATACACACAGGTGAAAGCATAGTAGTAGCTCCTGCCCTGACATTGAGAGACACCGACCATCAACGGTTAAGAACTGCAGCAATAAAGATCATTAGGGCACTTGGGATAGAAGGCGGTTGCAACATCCAGTTTGCATTTAATCCCGATAACAAAGAGTACAGAGTGATCGAAGTTAACCCGCGAGTTTCGCGATCATCTGCTCTAGCCTCAAAGGCTACAGGATATCCTATTGCAAGAGTCGCTGCCAAAATCGCGGTTGGTAAGACTCTTGATGAGATAACAAATAGAATAACTGGAAAGACCTATGCTGCGTTTGAACCTTCGATTGATTATGTCGTTTTGAAAATTCCGCGGTGGCCGTTCGATAAATTCCGTACTGTTGATAGAAGAATCGGTACGCAAATGAAGAGTACTGGAGAGGTCATGGCAATCGGGAGAACTATTGAAGAGGCTATCATGAAAGCTGTGAGATCCCTAGAAATCGATAAAATTGGCTTGGAGCCTGAGCAGTGGAGCGATGGGGAGCTCGAGGACGAGCTTGCCAATCCGACCGACAAAAGATTATTCGCCATTGCAGAAGCGATCAGGCGAGGAATGATGCTCGAGAAGATCGCTGATCTCACAAAATGGGATATCTTCTTCATCAAGAAAATCCGAAACATTGTTGAAATGGAAAATGTACTTCGCAATGCACCTGAACTAACACACGAACTTCTAATGAAAGCGAAGAAAATGGGATTTCTAGACGAAAGCATTGCACAAATGAGGAATACATCACCTGAGGCAATCAGATCGTTAAGAATTTCAATGGGCATATTGCCGACGTATAAGATGGTCGACACATGTGCAGCAGAATTCGAAGCTACAACGCCATACTTTTATTCAACTTATGAAAGTGAATGTGAAGCAAGGCCAAGCAATAAACGAAAAGTTGTAATTGTTGGTGGCGGGCCGATTCGCATTGGACAGGGGATTGAGTTCGATTATTGTTGCGTCCATGGTGTTATGGCATTGCAAGAGGAAGATGTCGATGCCGTCATCATTAATAACAATCCTGAGACAGTGAGCACTGATTACGACATTTCAAACAGGCTTTATTTTGAACCTCTTACTCTTGAAGACGTTTTGAACGTTATCGAGAAAGAAGATGCCGATGGCGTCATCCTGCAATTTGGTGGGCAGACTGCTGTGAACCTTGCAGTTCCGCTTCAAAAAGCGCTCCAGGGCAAAAAAACGAGGATCTTAGGAACGGCACCTGAGATGATGGATGTTGCTGAAGATCGTAAGCTTTTCTCCGCATTGATGGATCGACTCGGTATCAAGCAACCGCTATCTGGCACTGGATATTCTTTTGAGGAAGTAAAGGATATCGCGAAGAAGATAGGTTTCCCAGTGCTTGTAAGACCTAGTTACGTGCTTGGCGGTCGGGCCATGGAGATAGTTTACAACGAAAAGGAGCTTGAAATGTACGTGTTATCGGCGGTAAAGGTATCGAGAAAACATCCCATACTCGTGGACAAGTATTTGTCCCACGCGATTGAGATTGATGTAGATGCCATTTCTGATGGCGAGGATGTTTTCATCGGAGGCATTCTCGAGCATATAGAAGAGGCGGGTGTTCATTCGGGAGATGCAACAATGGTACTTCCTCCGCAAACGCTTTCAAAAAAAGTCATTGATGAAATTATCGAAATCACCGAAAAGGTGGCGAGTGCTCTGCAGATCAAAGGGTTAATGAACCTCCAGCTCGCTGTCAAGGATGATGAAGTTTACATGCTCGAGGCGAATCCGAGAGCAAGCAGAACCGTCCCATTTGTATCAAAAGCGATAGGTATCCCCTTGGCCAAAATCGCAACGAAGATCATGTTAGGTAAGAAACTGAGGGACATAGGGCTGATAGGTGTCGCCCACTTCAACCATGTGGCTGTCAAAGCGTCGGTATTTCCATTTTTGAAATTGCCTGGCGTAGACAGCATACTGGGGCCAGAAATGAAGAGCACAGGAGAAGTTATGGGAATAGGTGAGACTCTAGAGGAAGCATGCCACAAAGCATACACCGCTGCTGGGTACAAATTGCCACTCAACGGCAGCGTGTACATCACCGTCAGCGATAGCGACAAAGAAGCGGTCTTGCCCATTGCAAAGGAGCTCTCGGAAATGGGATTTACCATTTATGCAACAAAGGGAACTTCAACATTCCTGCGAAATCATGGGATTTCGACAACAACGGTATACAGGATTAGCGAAAAAACGGCCCCAGACGCGCTAAGTCTGATGAGGAAGGGCGAAATCAACCTCATTATAAACACTCCAACAGAGAGCTCTGGAGCGAGAAGAGACGGCTACATGATGAGAAGATTGGCTGTTGAACTTGAGATACCTTTCATGACAACTATTCAGGGAGCTAAGGCAATTGTCGGCGCAATCAAGTGGGCCCGAAAAGGGAAAATCGAAGTCAATGAGCTCAAAACTTATCATTCTACGAACTCAAACTTCTTGATTTCAATGCCACAAACATGA
- a CDS encoding DMT family transporter → MIAIVGISFSSIFIRWSDAPAIVIAAYRMGFSSLILLPFVVFFERKELQRIDVRSLVVLSLVGLTLSLHFLFFISAVQQTTVASAVILVTSHPLIVCLLSALLFREKTLHSLPGVLLGFIGVIFIYAEDYGNSNSVGNALAFLGAVAAAAYIILGRIIRQKMSLLSYVFLVYFFSSLFLFLLCLVFQQPLWPYPIAEYYIFVALAIVSTIFGHTLFNYSIKYLPATYISVSFLGEPIGASILAALLLDESPTLSVVIGGAMILSGIMFVALKSRSLSS, encoded by the coding sequence ATGATCGCAATTGTTGGCATCTCTTTCTCATCGATTTTTATCAGGTGGAGCGATGCACCTGCAATCGTAATCGCGGCTTACCGAATGGGATTTAGTTCGCTGATCCTTCTTCCATTTGTAGTATTTTTCGAGAGGAAAGAGCTGCAGAGGATTGATGTGAGATCTCTTGTTGTCCTTTCACTCGTTGGCCTAACCCTTTCCCTCCATTTCCTCTTCTTTATAAGTGCTGTGCAGCAAACAACTGTGGCAAGCGCCGTTATTCTTGTGACTTCTCACCCTTTGATTGTGTGCCTATTGTCAGCATTGCTCTTTCGTGAGAAAACTCTGCATTCCCTCCCGGGCGTGCTACTTGGTTTCATAGGGGTAATCTTCATATACGCAGAAGACTACGGAAATTCTAACAGCGTTGGCAATGCGCTCGCATTCCTTGGTGCGGTTGCTGCAGCAGCCTACATAATTTTAGGTCGGATAATCAGGCAGAAAATGAGCTTGCTTTCGTACGTTTTTCTCGTTTACTTCTTCTCCTCACTATTTCTATTTCTGCTGTGTCTCGTATTCCAGCAACCGCTGTGGCCTTATCCAATTGCTGAGTACTACATCTTTGTGGCTCTTGCAATCGTCTCGACCATTTTTGGACATACCTTATTTAACTATTCAATTAAATACTTGCCAGCTACTTACATAAGCGTATCATTTCTGGGAGAGCCAATCGGAGCCTCGATTCTCGCAGCTTTGTTGCTTGATGAATCCCCAACCCTTTCCGTTGTAATTGGCGGCGCAATGATACTGAGTGGAATCATGTTTGTGGCATTGAAATCAAGAAGTTTGAGTTCGTAG
- a CDS encoding regulator of amino acid metabolism, contains ACT domain protein, with product MWGSLAKFFGRFPSQAKVARLLLEHGLRVSDDSVFCGNIELADIAIARAAGVDRRIVRSAVETIMSNPELLDVYSRLKPTAMLKEVAPKMGWSAIEIIPVDPRMPGILAEVATVIASAGISIRQAIVDDPELSEEPRLYVITESAVPPELIPKIKTCKGVRSILIH from the coding sequence ATGTGGGGTTCACTCGCGAAATTTTTTGGCCGATTTCCTTCGCAAGCAAAGGTTGCAAGACTTCTTCTTGAGCACGGTTTACGTGTCTCGGACGACTCTGTATTTTGTGGGAATATTGAGCTTGCGGATATTGCGATTGCCCGTGCTGCAGGGGTTGATAGACGTATTGTTCGTTCGGCTGTCGAAACGATAATGTCGAATCCTGAGCTCCTTGATGTGTATTCTCGCTTGAAGCCAACAGCAATGTTAAAAGAAGTTGCGCCCAAGATGGGCTGGAGTGCTATCGAAATCATCCCTGTTGACCCCCGAATGCCAGGCATCTTGGCCGAAGTAGCGACGGTCATTGCAAGCGCAGGCATAAGCATTCGTCAGGCGATTGTCGATGATCCTGAACTCTCAGAAGAACCAAGACTTTACGTTATCACCGAGAGCGCAGTTCCTCCTGAACTGATCCCAAAGATCAAAACGTGTAAAGGCGTCCGCAGCATTCTCATTCATTAG
- a CDS encoding 2-amino-3,7-dideoxy-D-threo-hept-6-ulosonate synthase — MLGKSIRMERIMDRKTGRAVIVPMDHGISLGPIDGLVDMKKTIDMVAEGGATAVVLHKGIVQYGHRSFGRDIGLIIHLSASTSLGTDPNEKVMVTTVEEAIKLGADAVSIHVNLGSNTESQMLKDFGEVARKCNEWGMPLLVMIYPRGKNIKDSFDVDLVKHCARVATELGADVVKTNYTGDIDSFREVVKGSLAPVVIAGGPKMDSDERLLQMVKDSIEAGGKGVSIGRNVFQHRNVVGITRAISKIVLENASVEEAMRMLK; from the coding sequence GTGCTCGGAAAAAGCATCCGCATGGAACGCATTATGGATAGGAAAACCGGAAGGGCAGTGATTGTCCCTATGGATCACGGTATATCACTCGGCCCTATTGACGGCTTAGTTGATATGAAAAAGACGATCGACATGGTAGCCGAAGGCGGCGCTACCGCTGTTGTGCTTCACAAAGGCATCGTCCAGTATGGCCATCGCTCTTTTGGCAGGGACATTGGTTTGATAATTCATTTGTCCGCGAGCACAAGTCTAGGAACCGATCCAAACGAAAAGGTCATGGTAACAACGGTTGAAGAGGCAATCAAACTCGGTGCCGATGCTGTTTCAATTCATGTGAATCTCGGTTCAAATACAGAATCCCAAATGTTGAAGGATTTTGGCGAGGTTGCTAGAAAATGCAATGAATGGGGAATGCCACTCCTCGTCATGATCTACCCGCGCGGAAAGAACATCAAGGATTCATTTGATGTTGATCTGGTTAAACACTGTGCAAGGGTGGCAACCGAACTTGGCGCGGATGTAGTCAAAACGAATTATACCGGTGACATCGACTCGTTCAGAGAAGTTGTAAAGGGATCTTTAGCTCCTGTCGTAATTGCGGGCGGACCAAAAATGGATTCAGATGAAAGACTTTTGCAGATGGTGAAGGATTCAATTGAAGCTGGTGGGAAAGGGGTTTCGATCGGCAGAAACGTCTTCCAACACAGGAACGTCGTTGGAATCACAAGAGCGATTTCGAAAATCGTCTTGGAAAATGCAAGCGTAGAGGAAGCAATGAGGATGCTGAAGTGA